The genomic interval CATTGAGTATCTGGGACGTTCCCGTGCCAATGCTTCCACCTTCACACCAGATGTCGGCCGACAGTCGCGACAGCGTCTGCTCCATGAGATTTCCAACCTGATTGACGTGGCCAACATCCAGGACGATCTTCTGCAACGGCTGAAAGACGATGACCGGATCGCTCCAGAGCGTAAGGCCGAGGTTCTCCGGGATGTTGATGGACCTGTCATGGATATCAGCACCGTTCGTTCAATCCCGCACCCCTCATCTTCCGTAACACCCAGCTAACCACAGTCACAGCTCTTCAACCAATACGCCGATTCGGCCAGCTATTATGACATCTGCCTGCAGATTTTCTTCCAGGCCGATTACCGGAACGCCGCCGACATCAAAGCAACCTGGCAACACCTGATCCAAGATCTGCACTCTACCACCGTAGAGCGTGGATCCCCACAACCATTTGAGGCGGTGATCGACAAGGTGCGTAGCTTAGGGAGCCGGCTGCGCATGTCCGAGACGGTGTTCCCCGTGCGCGAACTCCTACCGATGCTGGAGCGGTATGCGCTCGAGTACCAGCGCCACGTTGGCCCCGCCACTTGGGTCGTCGATCTGTTCCTCGATCTGGGCGTGGCGCACGAATCCCTCTATGCCGTGTTGGAGGCCATGTACTACACCGACGAAGCTCCCTTCCACGGCTCGAACCGCCGCTACATCGCGCACGATCTCCTGTATCTGCTTGATAATTGGTTCCACGAGACTGTTCGGTTAGGTGGTATGGTGTTTGGTTCGGATGTTGTGGCGGAGCGCGTATCGGAGACTTTGTTGCTACTGCAGCAGGGCGGTGGCATCACCCCAGAGCAACTGGAGATGGCACACACACTGCGGTCGAGGATCGATGAACTCCTGCGATGATGATCCATGCGCTACACGTATATTGGGCTTCTTAAGGGGTTTAAattttcttgttttttcttttgcgATGTTTTTTATTTCACGTTCTGGGTCATGTCATGTAACTCTACTGCGTCATCACGGCGTCCTGCTTTAGGGAAAAGGGACTGCGTTGCTGATATCCCTCTAATCTAGATATTGGGAAACGGATTTGTGGAAATGGTTTTGTTCACCGTAGCAGAGATTCTTGTAGAAacccagaagagaaaaaaagaaacatcTATAAAACTATGAACATGGAATAGAAAGACCCCGAAACACCTTTCACGAGCGGGCAAAGAGTATCAACCAATCAGTCGAATTCCTCGTACACGGGAACCGGCTTCTCGGCCAGGGCACCGAGGCGGAAGATATGCCGCGATTGGGCGCCgtgctcctcgtccaggtAGTCTACGATGGCGGAATCTGGGTTCGTCAGCTAATGATACACAATGAGAACAGGGGGAACATACGCAGCGTGGACCGATTATCGAACAAAACAATTGTCCGCGGCTGCCAGCGCACGCGAGCTTGGAAATCATGGCCCGTCATCATATGTTGCATCAGGAAATCCAGCATCCACTTCGACTCTGGCTCCTTCATCCCCTGGATCCGGGTGATGAACTCGCCATTCAAGAACAGACACCTCTCCCCCGTCACGGGATGCACGCGCACCAGCGGATGCTCTGTGTTAACCGGGTCCTTGCGCACCAATCCCCCCGTCAGTCGCGTGTGACTGATCATCTTGGCCGAGGAGTGCATCGCCGACAGCGTGTCGAGAAACCCGCGCAGGGTCGGTGACAGCCGCTTGTAGGCCATGTCTGTCGCGGCAAAGACGGTATCCCCGCCGACTTGGGGACCGTCCAACAGGCCAAGCATGACGTAGCCCGGTGGTTGGATTTCGTAACTGACGTCTTGGTGCCACAGCGTCGTGGTCGTGCGCTGCTCCAGAAATCGCGCGATTTCCTCGCGGTTGCCGTCCCGGTGGATGATATGAAAGGCTGGGTGGCCTTTCATACTTCCCGACACGGGCTGGTAATTGGGTTTGCCGAAGTGGCGCATGAATTGCTCTTGGGCCTCGGGGCCGGCGTCGATGAGGTCTTGCGCGGGGAAGGCGAGCACCTTGCGCTCCGCTATCAGGAGGGCTAGTTCATCTTTGGCGGTGTCGGACAGCTGGCTGAGCTGCACTCCTTCCACCACACTGCCCAGGCTGGGCTGGATGTGGTTGACGGTGACGCCCGGCCGAAGCAGGTTGGGTTTGGTGCGGTCCTGTACGCGCAGCGCCGGGTCTTCATATTCGAAGGGTGGCAGTGGATCAAACCAGATGGGATCCCACGACGGCAGATACTGCGGGTAATTGGTTTTGATCTTCGATTGCTGGTCCACGTCGACATAggggatgttgatgtcgTAGCTGATTGGCACTTCGGTCTTGCAACCATTGGAAGCCTGCAGCTTGGGCCGCCGCACCGGAGCAGAGGAAGGCATTGTCAGTGGAAGAGAGGATTCCGAAAAGAGTGGCCCGGCAAAAGCAAAGGTAGAGAGACCCGCGTTTATATATCTCTCACACCCACACCTCCCCCGGGTGGCACATC from Penicillium psychrofluorescens genome assembly, chromosome: 5 carries:
- a CDS encoding uncharacterized protein (ID:PFLUO_008484-T1.cds;~source:funannotate), with product MPSSAPVRRPKLQASNGCKTEVPISYDINIPYVDVDQQSKIKTNYPQYLPSWDPIWFDPLPPFEYEDPALRVQDRTKPNLLRPGVTVNHIQPSLGSVVEGVQLSQLSDTAKDELALLIAERKVLAFPAQDLIDAGPEAQEQFMRHFGKPNYQPVSGSMKGHPAFHIIHRDGNREEIARFLEQRTTTTLWHQDVSYEIQPPGYVMLGLLDGPQVGGDTVFAATDMAYKRLSPTLRGFLDTLSAMHSSAKMISHTRLTGGLVRKDPVNTEHPLVRVHPVTGERCLFLNGEFITRIQGMKEPESKWMLDFLMQHMMTGHDFQARVRWQPRTIVLFDNRSTLHSAIVDYLDEEHGAQSRHIFRLGALAEKPVPVYEEFD